Sequence from the Candidatus Deferrimicrobium borealis genome:
ATTTGTACCCCCTGCGTCCGTCATGCCCGAATTGGATTGTGGTGATTTGCCGAGGGTAGGCCATCCTGTCGGTTCCTTCGGGCACCCGTGGGGTCTGAGTTTCACAGGGACCCGGGGGATCATTTCCGGGATTACCTCCCGCTTTCTTCAGGAAGATCTGCAGACCGATGCCCCTATCAATCAGGGAAACTCGGGAGGGCCGCTGATCAGCTTGCAGCACGGCAAGATCGTCGGGATCAATTCTGCGACCCTCGAGGAGAAGAATGCACAGAACGTGAATTTCGCTCTTCCTATGAAATACGCCTGCAAGGTTCTCGAACTGCTTCGCGCCGGCAAGAACCCCTCGCCGCCGGAACTCCCGGTCCAGTTTATCAAGGACGTTGACGAACGAAGGGAATTGCGGGTAGTGAATTCTTTTTTGGACCCTGAAAAACTATCGCTGAAGTCGGGAGATTTGATCCTCTCCATCGAAGGCAGCGACGAAAAGCTCGAAAACGAGACCAGGCTCATACATGCCCTCAGGGGTCGCTTGGAAGATTTTACCTTGGTCGTCAAAAGAGGCCCCGATGCATTGCGACTCAAAGGCTCTCTCAACCATAAAACAAACATCGTGGATCGCAAGGGAGTCTATTTCTCCGGAATCCTGTTTGGCCATTTTTATTATCGGGACAAGAAGGTCATGCCGATCGGGGAAATCATGGTTCATTCCGTCCAGAAGGGTTCCATCGGGAATTTCAGCGATATTGAAAAAGGGGATATCCTCGACGGAATCAACGGACATGTTGTCCAGTCTTTGGCAGATTTATACGGATTGGTGGGTGGATTCAAGGATCACGAAAAAATCACAGTAAGGCTGAAACGATTTGCGGACCCACCTGTGGATTCGATCTTTGAATACATCGAGCAAACCATCAAGGTGGAAGATCTGCGTTGGGTATCACAGGAAAAGCGATCGTAATAAAACGGCCAGTGACCTGCCCCCCTGATAGATGACCAACTACACGCGGGGATTTTCTCCTAAAAGGGGACCCCTTGTGCAATTGGAGGGGGTTACGGGAGCAAGGTCAGTGTGCAATCAGGACGAGATACACTCGACGAGGTTTGATACTATAAAGTCATTCCCTGATCGGCGTGTTCAAGGCGCAAGGGGCATAAACCACGTTTGGGGAATCGTGAAGCAAGGTCTAGCGAGTAGCGCGGAGGTGATGAAATGAAGAAAATAGCCGAATTTACCAAGACGACGCTGATTGGCGGCGTACTCGTCATCCTGCCGATATATATATGCGTCCTGCTGATCGCGAAGAGCATATCCGTCGTCGCCGCGTTGGTATCGCCCATCACCAATCAGATTCCCGCCGCTCTCCAGTTTCGCCAGTTGTTCGCCATACTGATCCTGATCGCCGGGTGCTTCCTCGCGGGTCTTATTTTACGGACCGGGGCCGGTATCCGCGCGAAGAACGCCCTCGAACGCAACCTGCTGGAGCGTATTCCGGGGTACATCCTCATCCGCGGGCTCGCGGGCCGCATCGCGGGCAGGCAGGAAGGCGAAACGTTCGCGGTTGCCCTCGTCGAGATCGAGGACGCGCTCGTTCCGGCGTTTATCGTCGAGGAACACGACGACGGGGCGTACACCGTCTTTGTCCCCTCCGTACCGACCCCCGCCGCCGGGGCGGTCTACATCCTTCCAAAGGAGCGGGTGCACCTGGTCGACATCCCGTTCAACAAGGCGGTATCGGTCATCTCGAAGTGGGGATCCGGCGCACGCGATCTGCGTGCCGCAATGAAAAAGACGTGAATGTCCGCCCCCAAATCGGTCCGAGACGTTTTAATGCTTTTCAGGAGTCCGCACGGACTGCAAAACCCGTGCAAACAACTGACATTTTGGGGGTAAAACCAGAGGGGGGAGGAGTGGGGGAATATTCTTTGCGCACATAAAATTGCTTCGATATACTTTAGTCGCGATAATCGACAGGGTAAAATTTGAAGATGTACTATCTTCGTTGGGAAGGAGGTTCCCCGATGTGTGTATTCAAAGGAAAAGAACGATGGGCAATGATGGCGACAGTACTCTTGTCAGCCACGATCATGGTGGGCTGCGCACCAACGTTCAAGTATTCCTACGACACGAAGACCAAATTCCCGGACCTGAAGAGTTATACATGGGCCACGTCATCGTCCTTGGACCGCCTGCTTGAAACGAATGTCCAGGATTTTGCGGATCAACTCCTCGCACAGAAAGGCCTCAAGAAGATGTCCGAGAAGGCCGACCTGGTGATAAAGATGGGTTACGATCATTACTACGGATATCAGAACACCTATGAACTCCAGGGGCTGAACTTGTTCATCTACAAAACCGAGAATCAGGAGTTGGTCTGGCGGGGGACGGCACAAGGTACCATCTACACCGATGCGGCTTCGGGCGACTTGAAGCATGCGGTAGAGGGTATTCTTTCGAATTTTCCGCCAAAGCAATAGTCAGTGATAGTGCGGCGAGTTTGGATAAAGTTGAACCGACCCCCTCAAATCGGTCCGGGGTCCGATGATGGTCTTCGGGCCGATTCGGGATGGGGGGAAGGTTGGATGGGGATAGCCGAATGGACTGCAGGCCCTGTGCAAACAAACACATCATCTTGGGATTGGTGGGGAAACCCGCGGGGGTTCGAGTCCTCCCTTCGGCCCATCGGGGACATCGCCTCCCCAACCCCCCGTATCCGCGGCGAAGCGTGGTTGATCTGGAGAAGGTGAAGGTGGGGGACCGCCTGGTGATCACGAAATTGGAAGCGGTCGCGGTCTTCGTGGCGGAGGGGGAAAAGAAATAGCAGGGAACCGCCATATCGCGTATCGAAGGGAAAGGAGGCTGGGATGGCGACGGAGAAGAACCTGAAAGAGGCGTTTGCAGGTGAGAGCCAGGCTAACCGGATGTACCTGGCTTTTGCGCAAAAAGCGGAATCGGACGGGTATAGACAGATTGCGAAACTCTTCCGCGCTGCCGCTGCAGCGGAAACGGTCCACGCCCACGCCCATTTCCGTGTTATGGGGGGGGTAAAGGGCACGGTGGATAACCTGCAGGCTGCCATCAGCGGTGAGGGGTATGAATTCCAGAAGATGTACCCGGAGTTCTTGAAGGAGGCGGAAGCGGAGAAGAACGCCGCCGCCGCGGTTTCCTTCCGGTTCGCCCTGGCGGTGGAGAAGATCCACTACGACCTTTACTCGCAGGCGCTGGAAAGTCTCAAGAAGGGAAAGGATCTTCCCGGCCAGGACATCTTCGTCTGCGAGATCTGCGGCAATACGGTATACGGCCACGCGCAGGACAAGTGCTCAGTTTGCGGTGCTCCGAAAAGTAAATTTACGAAAATATAATAAAAATTCAGGATTCGAATTTCACGAGGAGGAGGTACCAGAAGCGGGGACAAAGATGTTCCACCAGTTTGGTGCAGGCGATGGAATATCTACCGAAACATGCGTGGGGGAGCGGATCCTTCTCTATTGAGGATCATATTACTCCGAAGCCGCTCGTTCTCCTTCTCCAGCTTGACGCGGGAATTCCCTTGCCGTAGGATGATTTGCCTCTCGGACGCGCCATTCGCTCCGCGGGATGGAGCACCTGACGGAACTTATGAACTCCCTTCTCAAAGAAATCCGTCACAATCCACTACTCTGGTTGCTGGTTTTCGTGCCCGTGGTGTTTGCAACCACGAAGCTAAAGCCCGAAGCGCACACGCTGCTGTTCGTGCTGTCCGTATTGGCCATTGTGCCCCTGGCGGTGCTGCTGAGTCACGCCACCGAATCCGTGGCGTCCAAAACGGGCGATTCGGTCGGCGGGCTGCTCAACGCCACGCTGGGAAACCTGACCGAACTGGTCATCGCGGCCACCGCCTTGCGTGCCGGGCAATACATGCTTGTGAAGGCATCCGTCGCAGGGGCGATTGTCACCAACACGCTGTTCATGTTGGGAGCATCGTTTTTCATCGGTGGCCTCAAATACCATATGCAGGAATACAACCGTGTAAGCGCCCGTTTTCAAGCAGGCCTGCTCTTTCTGGCCACGGTCGCGCTGTTGATTCCTTCGGCGGTCTCTCAAGCCGACTCCTCGGCGGCCATGGCGTTCACCCAGAAGTTGAGCCTGGGGCTGGCGGTACTGCTCATCGTTGCCTACGGACTGGGCATGGTGTTCTCGCTCAATACGCACCGCGAGCTGTTTGCCAGCGCGGAATCCGGAGAGGCCGGCGAAGCGCCGTGGCCCATGGGTCTGGCCTTGGCCACGCTGGCCGGCGTTACGGTGCTGGTGGCGCTGGTGAGCGAGATATTCGTCGAGTCGGTGCAGGAAGCGGCGGTTGCGTTCGGGATGACCCCGGCGTTCGTGGGTTTCATCGTCGTGGCGCTTGTGGGTGCGGCGGCGGAGATGGCCACAGCGTTTTCCGGCGCGCACAAGAACCGGCTGGACCTGAGTGTGGGCATCGCGCTGGGGAGCGCGTCCCAAATTGCGCTGTTCGTGGCTCCGGTGCTGGTGTTGCTGAGTTACGTTCTCGGACCGGTGCCGATGGACCTCCAGTTCTGGCCGGGCGCGGTGGTGATGATGCTCATTGCCACGATGGCCACCTCGTTGGTGACCAACACTGGGCGATCGGCTTGGTTCGTCGGTTTGTTACTACTGATGGTGTACCTGATTTTCGCCATGACGCTTTTCCTGTTGCCTCCCCGAGCGCCATAAGAGCACTTTTCACCGAAACACAACCACAACCTCTATTCAACATGGCATGGCCAACGAACCCATAAAATCATCCAAACGAGTCCTGGACCCGATTGATCGTGTCTCCGAAGTCCTCTTCGGTCTGATCATGGTCCTCACATTCACGGGCTCGCTCAGTGTTGCTGAAACGGGTCGGACCGAAGTCCGCACCATGCTCCTCGGGGCGCTCGGGTGCAATCTGGTGTGGGGAATCATTGACGGGTTGTTCTATCTGATGGGCTGCCTTGCCGAAAAGAGTCGACTCATTCTCACCTTGCGCGCGGTGCGAAATGCCGCCGATCCGCAGGCAGCGCAGCGGATCATCGCGGACGCGCTGCCCTCGCTGGTCGCAACCGCTCTCGGGCCGGCGGGACTTGAGACGATGCGCCAGCGCTTGGCCGATTTTCCCGAACCCCCCGACCTTGCACGCGTGGACAAGGGCGATTTGCAGGGCGCCGTCGGGGTCTTTCTTCTGGTGTTTCTCTCCACCTTTCCGGTGGTGATTCCGTTCGTGCTGCTGAAGGATATCTCCCTGGCCCTCCGCCTGTCCAATGCCGTTGCCATCGTGATGCTGTTCCTGACGGGCTACGCCTTTGGGCGCATAACGGGTCGTCGCCCGTGGGTGGTGGGGATCTTCATGATGCTCTTCGGGGCCCTGCTCGTGGGCCTCACCATCGCCCTGGGTGGATGAACGCGGTGCAATCCCTTGCGTTCCTTGCGATCGCCATCCTTCTCTCGGGAATCGACGGACTGGCCCATGCGACGGCCGCCTTCGCCAAGGAAGCGTCCGGGAAACCCTGGTCCTTCTCGGCCTCGGCCTACACCTACTTTGTGCCCGACAGCCGCAATTATGTGCAGCCCACGGTTACCGCAGACCGGCAATGGTTGCACCTCGAAGCGCGCTACAATTACGAAGATCTGGACACCGGGTCGGTGTGGGTCGGGTACAACTTCAGCGTTGGCGAAAAGCTGTCGCTGGACTTCACGCCGATGCTCGGGGGTGTCTTCGGCAACACCAACGGTGTCGCACCGGGCTACCGGGGTACGCTGAGCTGGTGGAAGCTCGTCCTCTACAGCGAGGGGGAGTATGTTTTCGATACGGGCGACCGGTCGGCGGGCTTCTTCTACAACTGGTCGGAGCTGTCTTTCTGTCCGGCGGAGTGGTTCCGCTTCGGCCTGGTCGCGCAGCGGACGCGAGCGTACGAAAGCGACCGCGACATTCAGCGCGGGTTCCTGGTCGGCTTCTCCTATAAGTGGGTGGATCTCACGACCTACGTGTTCAACCCCGACAGGGACAAACCGACCTTCGTCGTGGCCGCTGGCGTGAATTTTTAGGAGAAGATTTCTTCCTGCGCTTGCAACTCTATGGGAAGTAAACAGACTTTCCCCCGAAAAACGTGACCATCGGTACAAGGGGGATTCCTCCGGAGTCCGCACGGACTGTTAACCCCGAGCAAACAACCGGCACCTTGAGGGGGTGGTGGGGAAACCCGTGGGGGTTCGAGTCCTCCCTTCGGCCCATCGAATTACTCAAAGGGAATCCGGCTTCACGCTGGGTTCCCTGATTCGGTTACCGAGGGGTGGTGGGGGCCGCTCTCCCTGGGTTCGGCGTCTGCATCCTGCTGAAGCTCCTCGCCTCCTCCTGAAAAAAACCGGCACGGCGTACTCCCGTCCTTTCAGCCGAAAAGAGTTGGAGCGGAACTTCTTCATTGATTCGGTTACCGAGGGGTGGTGGGGGCCGCTCTCCCTGGGTTCGGCGTCTGCATCCTGCTGAAGCTCCTCGCCTCCTCCTGAAAAAAACCGGCACGGCGTACTCCCGTACCCCGGAATACGCCGTGCCGGAAACAACCGGACCGTTACCCCGATCCGTTATTTACTTACTATCTTCAGCACCACTCTACGGTTCTGGAACTGCCCTTCCTTCGTCTTGTTGTCCCCGACGGGATCGGCCGCCCCTTTCCCCTCCGAGGTGATCTTCTCGGGTGCGATGGCCTCGCCCGCGAGGTACTTCTTCACGGCCTCCGCCCTGTTCTCGGACAGCTTCTGGTTGAGTTTGGCGCTGCCACGGGAGTCCGTATATCCCACCACGTGGAATTTGGCGTTCGGGTTCTTCTTCGCGAAATCGACCGCCTTCTGCAGCTCCGCGAGGTCCGCCGGCCGGATGGTATATTTGTTCTTGTCGAAGTTGACGCGAAGCGTTATCTCCTCGGCCGCCTTGGGAGCGGCGACGGGAGCCGGTACCGGCTTTGCGGCCGGAGGAGGAGGAGGCACTACCGGCGCCTTCACCGTGATGGTTGCCGTCTCGTAGACGGTCCCGCCGGTCCCGGTCGCGGTCATCGTATATAGGGTGGTTTCCTTTGGGCACACCTGCTTGGAGCCGCTCGCACCGACGGCTCCCACCTCCTGATCAATCTCCGCTTTTTGCACGTTTTGCGAAGACCACGTCAGGGTCGAGCACTGTCCCCCGGTTATCGTCGCCGGTTCCGCCGAATATTTCACAACAGGAGGTTGACACGCCTTCGTCTTGGCAAGAACCGTATCGGCGGACTTATCCGCGGAATCGAAATAGGGCTGGGGCCTCTCCCAAGTCTCGGTCGCTTCGTGCCGGGCAACGTCAAGGTTTACATAAGCGGCAGCCAGTTCCTTGGGAGCGCAGATCTTCGCCCCCTTCTCCATCCCCTCCGCCTCGGCGATCTTCTTCGAGATGGCACTGACCTGGTCCGTTTCACCCTTCGTCAGGGCGCGATAGGGGCTGTTGCAGCCGGCCACCAGGAATGTCGCGAGGAGAATCGAAACGAGAAGTATGAGATGCCGGTTCCTCATTTCGCACCTCCCTTGGCCATCTCCAGCGCTTTGGCGGAATAGTCTGTTGATTGCTTCGTGAAGATTTTGGCCTGCTTATTATCCCCTTCTTTCGCCTGCCGTACTGCTTGCCCGAGGTACCCTTCTGCCGTGTAATACTCGAACGCCGCACTTTTCTCGGCTCCAGCCGCTTTCGCTTTCTCCAACTGCGCCTGAGCGTTCTTGATCCCCCTGGACGTCGCGCAGCCGGCCACCACCAGACCGGCACACAGGACGACCGCCAGCAACACAACCCACGGTCGCTTCACCTCGAATTCCTCCTCTTCAACTAGGTTTTCGCCGCAAGGAATTTTGCGGCGATGGCGTTGATACGTCTGCACCCTTGCGCCAAAAAACCCCTTTTCCCACGATCAATCTATTTACTGTATACAAATGTTTATCGGTAAATGAAGCGTATACATGGTTTTATGGGAAAACAAGTAAGGATATTTGCTTGTGTTGACACCCTCTAATCGGTACGAAATGTATTAATAGTCTAAAAGCATAACTACAAACCGGGCTGATTTCGGGGGTTAGGGTCACAAGGAACATTCAATCGGAGGAGATATTATGAAGAAAATCGCCGAATTTACTAAATCGACACTGATCGCGGTGACCTGCCCCCCCTCAAATCGGTCCGAGGTGTGTTAAGGCATTCAGGAAAGCCGCACGGACTGCAAACCCCGCGCAAACAATCTCTTATCAACTATTGTGACCCCAGGCATTCTCCCGCGGACGCCTGGGGCAAAGGAGGAATTTTTTGGGCACGATGCAGAATCCATCCTGCTCGCCTTGCCGTCTTATGGGTAGAAATTAAAAGGAGGAACTTATGGACTTTAAAAAAATCGTCGATCAGGTAAAGGACAAAGCCGAAAATCTGAAGGAAAAGGCCGAGGCCAAGATCAAAGAGACTCGTGAAAACCTGGACAAAGACCACGACAACATTCCCGATGCCTTGGAAGGCTTGACCGATAAGGCGAAGACGCTGGCGGGAGAGGTACAGGACAAAGCGAAAGATCTGGCAGGAAAGGCCGAGGGGAAACTCGGGCAGACGACAGCCAAGCTGGGCGAAATGGCCGATCAGGCCAAGGGTAAACTGCAAGAACTTAAGGGGGATGCAGACAAGGCCGTGGACTCCGCGCGCAAGCGCATTTCCGATAAGAACAGTAAAAAAGCGTAGCTCGGAGCCAGAACAAGGGTCTGCGTATTCGCAGGCCCTTGTTCCGTAGTCTCGCTTCACTTCAAATGCTGATCCTCACGTAATTTCCAAACCCAAAGGAATTTGACAAGCATCATGGCCGGCCATTTGCTCGAAGGGGTTGCCGTCGAGGAAATTCAGTCATGAACGGATTCTTGCGGGGAACGCTGAGGACGTGACGAGCTATTGGGAAGGCAATCCGTTGGACAACGGCATGCCGCGATATGCAACCGATCTGCCAGACAACAGTATCTTGAGGGGGTGGTGGGGAAACCCGTGGGGGTTCGAATCCCCCCTTCGGCACCATGTTTGACTGATCCCCCTTGTAAATATAAGATTGTTCTACTTCCTTGATCAGTAATCTCTCGAGACAATCGCAGAACCGTCCCGGCAAGCAGGGAGGCGTAATGCGGTTCTCGATCTTCTTCCCCATCGAACAAGAATACGGATTGCCATCTGTGCCCGTGCGCGGAAGAACCCCCTCAATGGTTCATCGATCGAGAGGAGGTGATCGGCGGGACTGCGGGATCAAGCGCAAGAAGGGAAAGGAGGAAGTGAACATCGGGGATGAACCAGGTTGAGAAAGGGGAATGCGATGAGGAAGGTGGGCGTAATCGCGGTGATGGTTTTGGCGAGTATGGTCTTCGCATCAAGCGCTCTGGCGGAGAGCGCCACGAAGGACGAATGCGTCACGAAAGTGAAGGAAGCAGTTCAACTGATCAACGAAAAGGGACTTGACGCTGCAATCACGGTGATCAACAAGAAAGATGGCGGATTCGCATGGAAGGACAGTTATGTGTTCGTCGTAGATTTCCAAGGGACGACGGTCGCCAATGCGTTATTCCCAGATCATGTCGGCAGGAATCAGATTGGATTGGCGAACAAGGATGGAAGGATGATTATCCAGGAATTCATTGAGATCGCCAAAACCAAGGGTGAAGGTTGGTCCGAATATATGTGGCCGAAGCCCGCGGAAATGCAAAAACCCAAAGACCAGCGGGTTTCCTCAAAGAAAGCAAGCTATGTCCTTCGAGTTCCAGGGCAAGAAATGTTCGCGGTCGCGGGGATACATGAATGAGGAAGCTGGTGATGGGCTGGTTTGCGAAACATTGATCCTGAGGGAAAGGATGATACCAACTGGAAATCACCGTGAGGATGCGTGCCAGTTCCTGTGTTTCCGTGGGGAGGATGAAAACTCAAAGGTGATTCTCCTTGTCCGCTGAAAAACCCAAGCGCAAGCTCGCCGCCATCCTGAGCGCCGGCGCCGTGGAGTACGGCCGTCTCATGGGGGAGGATGAGGCCAGGACTCTCCAAACCCTCAAGGGCCACCGCCAGGCGATGGGCTTGCTGGTCGAGAAACACCAGGGCCGCGTCGTGGATACCCGTGGGGGTGACCTTCTCGCCGAGTTCGCGAGCGTGGTGGACGCCCTGGAGTGCGCGGTG
This genomic interval carries:
- the cax gene encoding calcium/proton exchanger produces the protein MNSLLKEIRHNPLLWLLVFVPVVFATTKLKPEAHTLLFVLSVLAIVPLAVLLSHATESVASKTGDSVGGLLNATLGNLTELVIAATALRAGQYMLVKASVAGAIVTNTLFMLGASFFIGGLKYHMQEYNRVSARFQAGLLFLATVALLIPSAVSQADSSAAMAFTQKLSLGLAVLLIVAYGLGMVFSLNTHRELFASAESGEAGEAPWPMGLALATLAGVTVLVALVSEIFVESVQEAAVAFGMTPAFVGFIVVALVGAAAEMATAFSGAHKNRLDLSVGIALGSASQIALFVAPVLVLLSYVLGPVPMDLQFWPGAVVMMLIATMATSLVTNTGRSAWFVGLLLLMVYLIFAMTLFLLPPRAP
- a CDS encoding cache domain-containing protein; translation: MRKVGVIAVMVLASMVFASSALAESATKDECVTKVKEAVQLINEKGLDAAITVINKKDGGFAWKDSYVFVVDFQGTTVANALFPDHVGRNQIGLANKDGRMIIQEFIEIAKTKGEGWSEYMWPKPAEMQKPKDQRVSSKKASYVLRVPGQEMFAVAGIHE
- a CDS encoding trypsin-like peptidase domain-containing protein, with protein sequence MKPISCGLFPISLCILIPLCLVPIRAYADTTEDIFGRAVFYTVQIKAAVPVPFEGEEQGAWSGAGFMVDRERGWIMTNAHVASRSPSTIEIGFKDRDFVDAYKVYVDPYLDLAIIAMDPSFVPPASVMPELDCGDLPRVGHPVGSFGHPWGLSFTGTRGIISGITSRFLQEDLQTDAPINQGNSGGPLISLQHGKIVGINSATLEEKNAQNVNFALPMKYACKVLELLRAGKNPSPPELPVQFIKDVDERRELRVVNSFLDPEKLSLKSGDLILSIEGSDEKLENETRLIHALRGRLEDFTLVVKRGPDALRLKGSLNHKTNIVDRKGVYFSGILFGHFYYRDKKVMPIGEIMVHSVQKGSIGNFSDIEKGDILDGINGHVVQSLADLYGLVGGFKDHEKITVRLKRFADPPVDSIFEYIEQTIKVEDLRWVSQEKRS
- a CDS encoding VIT1/CCC1 transporter family protein; the encoded protein is MANEPIKSSKRVLDPIDRVSEVLFGLIMVLTFTGSLSVAETGRTEVRTMLLGALGCNLVWGIIDGLFYLMGCLAEKSRLILTLRAVRNAADPQAAQRIIADALPSLVATALGPAGLETMRQRLADFPEPPDLARVDKGDLQGAVGVFLLVFLSTFPVVIPFVLLKDISLALRLSNAVAIVMLFLTGYAFGRITGRRPWVVGIFMMLFGALLVGLTIALGG
- a CDS encoding OmpA family protein; the encoded protein is MRNRHLILLVSILLATFLVAGCNSPYRALTKGETDQVSAISKKIAEAEGMEKGAKICAPKELAAAYVNLDVARHEATETWERPQPYFDSADKSADTVLAKTKACQPPVVKYSAEPATITGGQCSTLTWSSQNVQKAEIDQEVGAVGASGSKQVCPKETTLYTMTATGTGGTVYETATITVKAPVVPPPPPAAKPVPAPVAAPKAAEEITLRVNFDKNKYTIRPADLAELQKAVDFAKKNPNAKFHVVGYTDSRGSAKLNQKLSENRAEAVKKYLAGEAIAPEKITSEGKGAADPVGDNKTKEGQFQNRRVVLKIVSK
- a CDS encoding rubrerythrin family protein translates to MATEKNLKEAFAGESQANRMYLAFAQKAESDGYRQIAKLFRAAAAAETVHAHAHFRVMGGVKGTVDNLQAAISGEGYEFQKMYPEFLKEAEAEKNAAAAVSFRFALAVEKIHYDLYSQALESLKKGKDLPGQDIFVCEICGNTVYGHAQDKCSVCGAPKSKFTKI
- a CDS encoding DUF4136 domain-containing protein is translated as MCVFKGKERWAMMATVLLSATIMVGCAPTFKYSYDTKTKFPDLKSYTWATSSSLDRLLETNVQDFADQLLAQKGLKKMSEKADLVIKMGYDHYYGYQNTYELQGLNLFIYKTENQELVWRGTAQGTIYTDAASGDLKHAVEGILSNFPPKQ
- a CDS encoding DUF4398 domain-containing protein, which encodes MKRPWVVLLAVVLCAGLVVAGCATSRGIKNAQAQLEKAKAAGAEKSAAFEYYTAEGYLGQAVRQAKEGDNKQAKIFTKQSTDYSAKALEMAKGGAK